Proteins encoded together in one Amblyomma americanum isolate KBUSLIRL-KWMA chromosome 1, ASM5285725v1, whole genome shotgun sequence window:
- the LOC144127895 gene encoding uncharacterized protein LOC144127895 encodes MLTSLAMLLTLAVIVVGIHMYARTADMTEDTLSVGGNQVNKLRKPDPRIFDLTLGPPPTDAPAPHQGSLKMKDAPSSPETHTTTQPPTETRSPTTESSGGHTTRTTSKTSLGNMTTEKPTPTRVPEQTTAPDRSPGANETASDKQGMKDPPVPTTNSSNDKDGTVCPTVHKSFCNVNGAAQFFYDPDEGSCLSATVQRAHVCNRSPNQFASIEDCLAACVKGRWAPEHRCVQKPRFVACTAEDARGDWWFHDGRKCVPWSFAGGRCPLASAPVFDTAAVCGA; translated from the exons ATGCTCACCAGTCTGGCGATGCTGCTCACCTTGGCGGTGATCGTGGTCGGCATTCACATGTACGCGCGCACAGCAGATATGACAGAAGACACACTCTCGGTTGGTGGGAACCAAGTCAACAAGTTGCGCAAGCCTGACCCGCGCATCTTCGACCTGACGCTGGGCCCGCCACCTACGGATGCACCTGCGCCTCACCAG GGCTCCTTGAAGATGAAAGATGCACCCAGTTCACCCGAGACGCATACCACCACCCAACCGCCAACGGAAACGCGTTCACCAACAACTGAGAGCAGCGGAGGCCATACGACCCGCACTACCAGCAAGACCAGTCTTGGGAACATGACCACTGAGAAGCCGACGCCGACACGGGTGCCCGAGCAAACCACAGCGCCTGATCGGTCACCAGGCGCGAACGAAACGGCTTCAGACAAGCAAGGCATGAAGGATCCACCCGTCCCTACTACTAAC AGCAGCAACGACAAGGATGGCACAGTCTGCCCAACCGTCCACAAGTCCTTCTGCAATGTCAACGGAGCGGCGCAGTTCTTCTATGACCCGGACGAAGGATCGTGCCTATCTGCGACAGTGCAGAGGGCTCACGTGTGCAACCGCAGTCCGaaccaattcgcctccatcgaggactGCTTGGCGGCCTGTGTCAAGGGCCGGTGGGCTCCTGAGCACCGTTGCGTTCAGAAGCCGCGGTTCGTAGCCTGCACTGCTGAAGACGCTCGCGGTGACTGGTGGTTCCACGACGGCCGCAAGTGTGTCCCATGGTCCTTTGCGGGTGGCAGATGCCCGCTGGCCTCGGCACCCGTCTTTGACACTGCGGCCGTGTGCGGCGCGTAG